tgtcagtgggtGGGGGAACAGTTACCTTTCCAATCCATCCTCTCGTCTAGGATGATCAcctacactgtaacaaacccacAACTGTCAGCAGGCCAAGGTGAATGCTTCCATTCAGTGACGGTAAGCAGAGATATGTGAACAGGTGAGTCATGGCACCTACCTGGCGGGAGATCGGAGGCGCAAGGTTCGGGGGTCTTTCACTACTCGTTCCGTAATAACGTGTTCAGGAGCCATCAGTGCTGCTGGGAACTCCGTCTACAGGAAGAGTGCGGGGCCCCACGGTCCAGGAGGAAGGGCCCGAGACCCCAGCGTCAGCACCAGAGGAAGATGAGACATAGAGTTAGGAGGAGGACGGAGGAGGTGAGGGGCCCGGCTGAGGAGTTTCCACTCTGCCTCCGGGAATCTGCAAGAAACATAGAACATTGAGGTCGGGGGCCACAGTATCCATATATGCTGTGCACCAAGAACGGCTACTTACCGCCCTGAGAGGGTGACCTCCTGCCAGGTTCCCCGCCCCGAGGCTGTGACTTGGGGACCTCCGTGACGGGCCGGCCTGCAGGAGAAAGACAAAAACAGAGGTCACCCCCCCAAAACTAGTAATGACCCCCATGTAATGCCATTGACCCCAGGAGGCACTTACTTGTGGGCCGACAGCAGACCGTCACGCGGAGCCTCTGACATTTACCTACACTGCCCTCGTCCGGGACCGCTGCAAGAGAGGAGATGGCGTTATATGACCTATATACCACTGGGGGCACCATCAGGCCTCTACAGACCACATCAGGCCTctataccaccagggggcgcagtccagcctagatatacagatgacaccagatataacatgtatataatctatataccaccagggggcgcagtCCAGCCTAGATATACAGATGACACCAAATATAACACATACATATAATCTATATACCACCAGGGGGCTCAGTCCAGCCTAGATATAcagatgacaccagatataacatgtatataatctatataccaccagggggcgcagtccagcctctatatacagatgacaccagatataacaTGTATATAATCTATATACCACCAAGGGGCGCAGTCCAGCCTAGATATAcagatgacaccagatataacatgtatataatctatataccaccagggggcgcagtccagcctctatatacagatgacaccagatataacaTGTATATAATCTATATACCACCAGGGGCACAGTCCAGCCTCTATATAcagatgacaccagatataacatgtatataatctatataccaccagggggcgcagtccagcctagatatacagatgacaccagatataacaTGTATATAATCTATATACCACCAGGGGGCAGTCCAGCCTCTATATAcagatgacaccagatataacatgtatataatctatataccaccagggggcgcagtCCAGCCTAGATAcagatgacaccagatataacatgtatataatctatataccaccagggggcgcagtccagcctctatatacagatgacaccagatataacatgtatatatctatataccacCAGGGGCGCAGTCCAGCCTCTATATACAGATGACACCAAATATAACATGTATATAATCTATATACCACCAGGGGGCACAGTCCAGCCTCTATATACAGATGACACCAAATATAACACATACATATAATCTATATACCACCAGGGGGCACAGTCCAGCCTCTATATAcagatgacaccagatataacaTGTATATAATCTATATACCACCATGGGGCACAGTCCAGCCTAGATATACAGATGACACCAGATCTAACATACATATAAACTatataccaccagggggcgcacagTCCAGCCTAGATATACAGATGACACTCGATATAACATGTATATAATCTatataccaccagggggcgctgtcTGGATTCTATATAcagatgacaccagatataacaTGTATATAATCTATATACCACCAGGAGATGTCTGGCCTCTATATAcagatgacaccagatataacatgtatataatctatataccaccagggggcgcagtccagcctagatatacagatgacaccagatataacaATATAATCTATATACCACCATGGGGCACAGTCCAGCCTAGATATACAGATGACACCAGATCTAACATACATATAATCTatataccaccagggggcgcacagTCCAGCCTAATATACAGATGACACTCGATATAACATGTATATAATCTatataccaccagggggcgctgtcTGGATTCTATAcagatgacaccagatataacaTGTATATAATCTATATACCACCAGGGGCACAGTCCAGCCTATATACGgatgacaccagatataacaTGTATATAATCTATATACCACCATGGGGCACAGTCCAGCCTAGATATACAGATGACACTCGATATAACATGTATATAATCTATATACCACCAGGGGGCACTGTCTGGATTCTATATAcagatgacaccagatataacaTGTATATAATCTATATACCACCAGGAGATGTCTGGCCTCTATATAcagatgacaccagatataacatgtatataatctatataccaccagggggcgcagtccagcctagatatacagatgacaccagatataacatgtatataatctatataccaccagggggcgcagtCCAGCCTCTATATACAGATGACACCAATAAACACATACATATAATCTATATACCACCAGGGGGCACAGTCCAGCCTCTATATAcagatgacaccagatataacaCATACATATAATCTATATACCACCAGGAGGAGATATCTGGCCTCTATATACAGATGACTAAGATATAACATGTATATAATCTATATACCACCAGGGGGCACAGTCCAGCCTCTATATACAGAGGACACCAGATATAACATGTATATAATCTATATACCACCAGGAGGAGATGTCTGGCCTCGATATACAAATGGTACTTACATCACATCAGGTTTATCGAGGGGGGGGTACAGCTACTTACAGATGTAGTAATAGTCTTGTCCCGCATGGAACTCGAACCCCAGAGAATATGGGGAAAATCTGTGGATCTTCTCGGAGAAATAGATGGGCCCGGCGGGAGCGTGCGGCCGGTTACATGGCCACCGTTTGTGGGACGCAGGGGTCGTGTAGCAGCCCTCATAACCCTCACGGTCCACTATATACAGCATAAAGTTCTCAGTTTGCTCTACAGGAACCTGGAGCTCATAGTGCGGACAATAGATGTCCAAGTAATCGTTAATGGCCACCTGCACCGTGTAGTCCTCCTTCAGGAACCTGcgagggacaaaaaaaaagtagtcAATGACAGTGCAAAGGGGGCAGAGGGCAGACTGGAATACTACAGAAGTTTAAAGGCAGAAGAATTCCTAAGGGAGAGGAAAGAGACTGGGGATTCCCAAAGGGAGCAGAGGGCCTCTGTAGGAGGTGAGTTAAATAGGGGAGACACATGGAGGGTTTTACAAGGGGAGGAGTGAGACATAGGGCTTCCCGACAGGACCAATGAGATTGGCAGGGACGGATGGATGCTTGGCTCAAAACAGACCAGAAGACTTCAGGACAAGTTTACCCCAATTACCCACCTCAGATATCAGAAGTTATTATCCCTCTGATCATGTCACACCAATCCCTCTTCCGAGGAGGCCGTGGGCATCCAGCCTCCATAGTAGAAAACCATGACTGAGGGTACCAAATAAGGAAGATACTCATTTAGGCCAAGGCAGCGAACATCAGACCAGTGGAAATCCGTCCTTTGGTCTTACGAGTCCATATGAGTATTTTGGCTGTAATTGCTAGTAGCGAAGGTGAATGGACCCCATAGTGAAGAATGAAGGGTGCAACAGAGTGTGGGATGGGGACAATGCTGGAACTGAGGACACACCTAACTAGCTACTATGGTATTCTTCCACCATAACTGGTGCGCATCAACAGGACAAAACCCACCTCCAGGTTGGATAGCAGGGTGACGGGGCTGTGTCACATGACCCGACTATGGATGGAGAGGCCAGAAACTGACATCTGTCCTGCCTTCCTCCTGGGTGGCAACCACATTGAGTTCGAAGGCACAGGGCAGCTTCTGAAGAACATGAGACAGCTTTGTCACGTTGACCTCCACCAGATTTGTTCTGAAATCTGTAAATTTAAGAAACCCAAAAAACTCTTCTAGAAGAAATGGTTTCTGAATCCCTCAGCATTGCatttattataaaaatttagcTCACAAGTCATTACTAAAAAGCACCCAGCTGACACAAGCACCCACCGCCTGGCCCTGCTCTCACACGTTATGTTCGCAGGGCGTACAGCCAGGGAGTAAATATTTGTACAAGGAACTTGTATGCGAAAGAGGAATGTGTAAGAGTTCAGAAGGAACACGACAGGCAAGTAACACACCCctgactacaaatcccagcacgcCCTGAATACAACTATTGGATCATAAGTTTCCTGAGGAGCAGGTCTACAAACCTACACAATGGCGGCAGAAGTCTGTATGCCGAATGCCTCAAAACATCCAGAAGATGACCTGGAAACCTCACAACCAGTGATGACACGATTAAAAAGAACGCAGATGTGTCCCCAAATCCTAACCATCCAAAAATCAGATGTTCCTATGAACCTTCTGTCCTGTTATTGAGAAGGAAAGGGTCAGACCTCACTACAAGGCTGAGGCAGATGTCCTTCTATGGCCATCAAGACCATCCCATGTGACCGACGGAGTTTGGGCTCCTCCACCTTAGGGGTTCTATTCATAAGACCAAAGCAGAGGAAAATGGACAATTTCAACCCTAACAGTTTGTCAAGTGAAAAAAACATTTAGATGACTGATGATGACGACATGTTGCCCAAGGTCAGTTATGGTCAGTGTGAATGGCTTTGTCGGTTGGTAGATCAACCATCAACCTTCTAATGTTTATGGTCACCTTAAGGAAAAACTTCCTCGGTCTTTTATGACCATACACAAGAACTCTGACTTCATAAATGCCAACACCAGCCCCACCCATGGCACAACGCCACATTACACGCGCCTTGCAGGTGTGGATTGATGAGCAGACAGCATGACCCTGCAAGGAATGAGCAGACAATGGAGCTGTTGTCCCCACTGTCGTCATTGGCGGAGGGTAGAGAAGTGGTGAGGCGATGGACGTTACTGGGACCTGCCTTGCAGAGCTGACACGAGGGAGGGATGGTGGCTCCAGGTGTCATGTTTAGCCGGCACAAACCATTCATGTAAAGTTCGAGAATTGTTTCTTTGAAGTTCCAGACATAAGAGCGCAGGGCGTTGGAGCACAAGAACATGGAGGTGTCACACCACTAACTACAGAAGACCCTGCAAATGCCCAACTTCACAACCTCCTGACATGGATTGTCTGAGGTCGCCTCTACGGCCTGAAGCAGAAACTGCAAATCTACAAGACAaggaaaagagaaagaaaaatgtGCTCCCCATGGAGGAGAGCTTCATTACAATCAGATCTGGCTAAACCAGGCACGGGGGAGGGGAACAGAcgagggggagggggcccgcaccAGCAAGAGCAATCTACATTCTTATAAAACACAAGGGGAAGGTTCAGACTGAGACATCTGAAGAAAAATGTGAAATATTGTTATTAAAAAGGTCAGAGTGTCAAATACACGTCTCATCTACACGTgatctctatataatcctcacacgtctcttcctcatgtgaccacagctctatataatcctcacacgtctcttcttcatgtgaccacagctctatataatcctcacatgtctcttcttcatgtgaccacagctctatataatcctcacatatccttcttcatgtgaccacagctctatataatcctccacacgtctcttcatgtgaccacagctctatataatcctcacacgtctcttcatgtgaccacagctctatataatcctcacacgtctcttcttcttcatgtgaccacagctctatataatcctcacacgtctcttcctcatgtgaccacagctctatataatcctcacacgtctcttcttcatgtgaccacagctctatataatcctcacacgtctcttcctcatgtgaccacagctctatataatcctcacacgtctcttcttcatgtgaccacagctctatataatcctcacacgtctcttcttcatgtgaccacagctctatataatcctcacatatctcttcttcatgtgaccacagctctatataatcctcacatatctcttcttcatgtgaccacagctctatataatcctcacacttctcttcatgtgaccacagctctatataatcctcacacgtctcttcattgtgaccacagctctatataatcctcacacgtctcttcttcttcatgtgaccacagctctatataatcctcacacgtctcttcctcatgtgaccacagctctatacaatcctcacacgtctcttcttcatgtgaccacagctctatataatcctcacatgtCTCTTCATATGactacagctctatataatcctcacacgtctcttcttcttcatgtgaccacagctctatataatcctcacacgtctcttcttcgatgtgaccacagctctatataatcctcacacgtctcttctttatgtgaccacagctctatataatcctcaacaACGTCTCTTCATGgtgccacagctctatataatcctcacacgtctcttcttcatgtgaccacagctctatataatcctcacacgtctctcttcatgtgaccacagctctatataatccacaCACGTCTCTTCCTCATGTGACCAACAGCTCTAttaaatcctcacacgtctcttcttcatgtgacacagctctatataatcctcacacgtctcttcttcatgtgaccacagctctatataatcctcacacgtctcttcttcttcatgtgaccacagctctatataatcctcacacgtctcttcttcttcatgtgaccacagctctatataatcctcacacgtctcttcttcttcttcttcatgtgaccacagctctatataatcctcacacgtctcttcatatgaccacagctctatataatcctcacacgtctcttcttcttcatgtgaccacagctctatataatcctcacacgtctcttcttcatgtgaccacagctctatataatcctcacatctctcttcttcttctcatgtgaccacagctctatataatcctcacacgtctcttcttcatgtgaccacagctctatataatcctcacacgtctctcatatgaccacagctctatataatcctcatatgtctcttcatgtgaccacagctctatataatcctcacacgtctcttcttcatgtgaccacagttctatataatcctcacacgtctcttcttcttcttcttcttcatgtgaccacagctctatataatcctcacacgtctcttcatatgaccacagctctatataatcctcatatgtctcttcatgtgaccacagctctatataatcctcacacgtctcttcttcatgtgaccacagttctatataatcctcacacgtctcttcttcttcttcttcatgtgaccacagctctatataatccctcacacgtctcttcatatgaccacagctctatataatcctcacatgtctcttcttcttcatgtgaccacagctctatataatcctcacacgtctcttcttcatgtgaccacagctctatataatcctcacatctctcttcttcttcatgtgaccacagctctatataatcctcacac
The sequence above is drawn from the Bufo bufo chromosome 11, aBufBuf1.1, whole genome shotgun sequence genome and encodes:
- the LOC120982258 gene encoding ephrin-A4-like, which encodes MRGPGLLLCLCALLERLSPARSLHHAVHWNSSNPRFLKEDYTVQVAINDYLDIYCPHYELQVPVEQTENFMLYIVDREGYEGCYTTPASHKRWPCNRPHAPAGPIYFSEKIHRFSPYSLGFEFHAGQDYYYISVPDEGSVGKCQRLRVTVCCRPTSRPVTEVPKSQPRGGEPGRRSPSQGDSRRQSGNSSAGPLTSSVLLLTLCLIFLWC